A stretch of the Gracilinanus agilis isolate LMUSP501 chromosome 4, AgileGrace, whole genome shotgun sequence genome encodes the following:
- the LOC123247322 gene encoding C-C motif chemokine 4-like isoform X1 yields the protein MKVSVAALSILMVMVFSSLASSAPMGSDPPTSCCFSYVSQQIHRKFVIDYYETSSLCSQPAVVFQTKRGRQVCANPSDDWVQTYMEELELN from the exons ATGAAGGTTTCTGTGGCTGCCCTCTCCATCCTCATGGTCATGGTCTTCAGCTCTCTGGCATCTTCTGCACCAA TGGGCTCTGACCCTCCCACCTCCTGCTGCTTCTCCTATGTCAGCCAACAGATCCACAGAAAATTTGTGATAGACTATTATGAGACCAGCAGCCTGTGTTCTCAGCCAGCTGTGGT GTTCCAGACCAAAAGAGGCCGTCAGGTGTGTGCCAACCCCAGTGATGACTGGGTTCAGACCTATATGGAGGAATTGGAGCTGAACTGA
- the LOC123247324 gene encoding C-C motif chemokine 4-like isoform X2: protein MKVSVATLSILMVMAFSSLASSAPLGSDPPTSCCFSYVSQQIHRKFVIDYYETSSLCSQPAVVGRQVCANPSDDWVQTYMEELELN, encoded by the exons ATGAAGGTTTCTGTGGCTACTCTCTCCATCCTCATGGTCATGGCCTTCAGCAGTCTGGCATCTTCTGCACCAC TGGGCTCTGACCCTCCCACCTCTTGCTGCTTCTCCTATGTCAGCCAACAGATCCACAGAAAATTTGTGATAGACTATTATGAGACCAGCAGCCTGTGTTCCCAGCCAGCTGTGGT AGGCCGTCAAGTATGTGCCAACCCCAGTGATGACTGGGTTCAGACCTACATGGAGGAACTGGAGCTGAACTGA
- the LOC123247321 gene encoding C-C motif chemokine 4-like has protein sequence MKVSVAALSILMVMAFTSLASSAPMGSDSPISCCFSYVRKQIPRKFVTDFYETSILCSQPAVVFQTKKGRQVCANPSDDWVQKYRDDPELN, from the exons ATGAAAGTCTCTGTGGCTGCCCTCTCCATCCTTATGGTCATGGCGTTCACCTCTCTGGCATCTTCTGCACCAA tgggCTCTGATTCTCCTATATCCTGCTGCTTCTCTTATGTCAGAAAACAGATTCCTAGGAAATTTGTGACAGACTTTTATGAGACCAGCATCTTGTGCTCTCAACCAGCTGTGGT TTTCCAGACCAAAAAGGGCCGGCAGGTGTGTGCCAACCCCAGTGATGACTGGGTTCAAAAGTACAGAGATGATCCAGAGCTGAACTGA
- the LOC123247324 gene encoding C-C motif chemokine 4-like isoform X1 has product MKVSVATLSILMVMAFSSLASSAPLGSDPPTSCCFSYVSQQIHRKFVIDYYETSSLCSQPAVVFQTKRGRQVCANPSDDWVQTYMEELELN; this is encoded by the exons ATGAAGGTTTCTGTGGCTACTCTCTCCATCCTCATGGTCATGGCCTTCAGCAGTCTGGCATCTTCTGCACCAC TGGGCTCTGACCCTCCCACCTCTTGCTGCTTCTCCTATGTCAGCCAACAGATCCACAGAAAATTTGTGATAGACTATTATGAGACCAGCAGCCTGTGTTCCCAGCCAGCTGTGGT GTTCCAGACCAAAAGAGGCCGTCAAGTATGTGCCAACCCCAGTGATGACTGGGTTCAGACCTACATGGAGGAACTGGAGCTGAACTGA
- the LOC123247694 gene encoding C-C motif chemokine 4-like: MKVSVTALFILMAMAFSNLASSAPMGTDIPTLCCLSYLSRQIPRTFVTAYYKTNSLCFKPAVV; the protein is encoded by the exons ATGAAGGTCTCTGTGACTGCCCTCTTCATCCTCATGGCCATGGCTTTCAGCAATTTGGCATCTTCTGCACCAA tGGGCACCGACATTCCCACTCTCTGCTGCCTCTCCTATCTCTCCCGACAAATCCCCAGAACATTTGTGACAGCCTATTATAAGACCAACAGCCTGTGTTTCAAGCCAGCTGTGGTGTGA
- the LOC123247322 gene encoding C-C motif chemokine 4-like isoform X2: MKVSVAALSILMVMVFSSLASSAPMGSDPPTSCCFSYVSQQIHRKFVIDYYETSSLCSQPAVVGRQVCANPSDDWVQTYMEELELN, from the exons ATGAAGGTTTCTGTGGCTGCCCTCTCCATCCTCATGGTCATGGTCTTCAGCTCTCTGGCATCTTCTGCACCAA TGGGCTCTGACCCTCCCACCTCCTGCTGCTTCTCCTATGTCAGCCAACAGATCCACAGAAAATTTGTGATAGACTATTATGAGACCAGCAGCCTGTGTTCTCAGCCAGCTGTGGT AGGCCGTCAGGTGTGTGCCAACCCCAGTGATGACTGGGTTCAGACCTATATGGAGGAATTGGAGCTGAACTGA